The Arthrobacter sp. Marseille-P9274 DNA segment AAGGGGTGCACGCAGAGCGTCAGCACAAACGCCAGGAAAACCGGAGTGAAGACCCCTCTGGCTGCGGAAATGCCAAACGCTGCGATGGTCGCGCCGCTGAGGGTTAGCAGGATAGTAGTGCTGCGGGGAAGGACGGGACGCGGCTCAGGTTTAGTTGGTTCCGAGCTCATTGGTCCCTCCTTTATTCCGTTCGCCGGCACCCGATGGAGCAGGCACCGGGCCCTGGCTGCTTCACGTCAGCAGTCTGGCTTTCGCGGCGGCGAATTCCTCATCGGTCAGCACGCCGGAAATGCGCAGCTCGGCGAGTCGGGAAAGCTGATCGGCGAGCTGGTCACCGCCAGCCGGTGCGGCCGCCGGAATTTCAGCCGCTGATATTTCAGGGGGTGTGGTTTCAGCCGTCGGCGACCCCTGCTCCCAACGCGAACGGGCCCGGCGATTGACGATCTTCGACGTCGCCTGCGCCGTACCGGATATGACAGCTGTCCGCGCGATGGTTCCAAGCAGACCGGGTCTTCTGCTCCTGGCTGACGGCATGGGAATTCCTCCTGTTGGTTTCGGAGTCAGGTCGCCTCGACCCCGTCCGCCTCAAAGGCCCTCACGACTGTTTCATGGGGAATCCGGGCGTGCAGGGCAACAACACCTCCGGCGTTGCGTACGTCTTCCGCAAGGCGCTGTGCCCAGCGGTGTTCGAGAGCTGCCACCAGGGCGGTCTCGTTGTTGCCTATCGATTCCGCCGCGATCCCGATGTCCGTATCGCTGAGCAGCGTCAACGGGCGGGAACCAACGACCATGGCGGACCATGCCGGAGGCAAGTCATCTTCCAAATCGCGCACGTGCAGAACGCCCTGCCCGTCCCGCATGACGAGGACCAGATCAATCAGGGCGATGGCTCCGGACAGCACCGCCCTGCTGAGCGATACGATGACCGGCTCATCAACTTCCGGCTCCGGGAAGGCGCAGACGATGACTTCAACTGGACCGACTTTCATGTGCAGCTCCTGATCCCGTCGTACGGCAGTCGAGCTCTTGC contains these protein-coding regions:
- a CDS encoding SHOCT domain-containing protein: MPSARSRRPGLLGTIARTAVISGTAQATSKIVNRRARSRWEQGSPTAETTPPEISAAEIPAAAPAGGDQLADQLSRLAELRISGVLTDEEFAAAKARLLT
- a CDS encoding DUF6325 family protein, with the protein product MKVGPVEVIVCAFPEPEVDEPVIVSLSRAVLSGAIALIDLVLVMRDGQGVLHVRDLEDDLPPAWSAMVVGSRPLTLLSDTDIGIAAESIGNNETALVAALEHRWAQRLAEDVRNAGGVVALHARIPHETVVRAFEADGVEAT